Proteins encoded by one window of Arabidopsis thaliana chromosome 2, partial sequence:
- the ROPGEF4 gene encoding RHO guanyl-nucleotide exchange factor 4 (RHO guanyl-nucleotide exchange factor 4 (ROPGEF4); FUNCTIONS IN: Rho guanyl-nucleotide exchange factor activity; INVOLVED IN: biological_process unknown; LOCATED IN: chloroplast; EXPRESSED IN: inflorescence meristem, root hair, root, flower; EXPRESSED DURING: petal differentiation and expansion stage; CONTAINS InterPro DOMAIN/s: Rop nucleotide exchanger, PRONE (InterPro:IPR005512); BEST Arabidopsis thaliana protein match is: RHO guanyl-nucleotide exchange factor 3 (TAIR:AT4G00460.2); Has 301 Blast hits to 299 proteins in 15 species: Archae - 0; Bacteria - 0; Metazoa - 0; Fungi - 0; Plants - 301; Viruses - 0; Other Eukaryotes - 0 (source: NCBI BLink).), protein MESSSNSDQNEGTPTSSVSSPYRRTYSDISGLSHRFDVQSFYNRPSNTNAVVLSGHEEDVSEDAEEPKDDVVNDVHGDGDEEDSDIDSAEDAELEMMRERFAKLLLGEDMSGSGKGVCTAVTVSNSITNLYATVFGQSLRLQPLSTEKKDLWKREMNCFMSICDYIVEVIPRSLGTNVEITETKLRSDILMSLPALRKLDNMLMEILDSFTENEFWYVERGSSSMNSGGGGRDSGTFRKVVVQRKDEKWWLPVPCVPAEGLSEEERKHLRHKRDCASQIHKAALAINDSTLNDMDIPDSYLTTLPKSGKASVGDVIYKQLCTAEKFYPDQLLDILKITSEHEALELADKVEASLVTWRRKTGGLTHSKSSWDMMKDISGDADRGNDKNHILAARARSLLFCLKQRYPELSQTSLDICKIQFNRDVGKAVLESYSRVLEGLAYNVVSWIDDVLYVDRTVRNRDD, encoded by the exons ATGGAGAGTTCTTCGAATTCCGACCAAAATGAGGGAACTCCGACGAGCTCTGTTTCTTCGCCGTACCGGAGAACATACTCAGATATCTCCGGATTATCTCACCGGTTCGACGTTCAGAGCTTTTATAACCGGCCGTCAAACACTAACGCTGTTGTCTTGAGTGGCCATGAAGAAGATGTCTCCGAAGACGCCGAGGAACCAAAAGATGATGTCGTCAACGACGTCCACGGAGatggagacgaagaagacagCGACATTGATTCTGCAGAAGATGCAG AGCTAGAGATGATGAGGGAAAGATTTGCGAAGCTGTTGCTTGGTGAAGACATGTCAGGAAGTGGGAAAGGAGTTTGTACTGCTGTTACTGTGTCAAACTCCATAACCAATCTCTAtg CGACTGTGTTTGGACAGAGTTTAAGGTTACAACCATTGAGTACAGAGAAGAAAGACTTATGGAAACGAGAGATGAATTGTTTCATGTCTATTTGTGATTACATTGTCGAAGTTATTCCAAGATCTCTTGGTACTAACGTTGAG ATAACAGAAACAAAGCTAAGATCTGATATTCTCATGAGTCTTCCTGCTTTGAGAAAACTCGATAACATGCTAATG GAAATATTGGATAGTTTTACGGAAAACGAGTTCTGGTATGTTGAAAGAGGAAGCTCATCGATGAACTCGGGTGGTGGTGGTAGAGATTCAGGAACGTTTAGGAAAGTGGTGGTTCAACGGAAAGACGAGAAATGGTGGCTTCCGGTGCCATGTGTTCCTGCTGAAGGTTTATCTGAAGAAGAACGAAAGCATTTGCGTCACAAACGCGATTGTGCCAGTCAGATACATAAAGCAGCATTGGCCATTAACGATTCCACTCTTAATGACATGGATATTCCTGATTCTTACCTCACCACTCTTCCAAAG AGTGGGAAAGCAAGTGTAGGAGACGTGATTTACAAGCAACTGTGCACAGCCGAGAAGTTTTATCCCGACCAGCTTCTCGACATCTTGAAGATCACATCTGAGCATGAGGCGCTTGAGCTCGCCGACAAAGTTGAGGCTTCACTAGTTACGTGGAGGCGTAAGACTGGAGGATTGACTCACTCTAAGTCCTCATGGGACATGATGAAAGATATCAGTGGCGATGCAGATCGTGGCAATGACAAGAACCACATACTTGCGGCTCGAGCCAGGAGCTTACTCTTCTGTCTGAAACAGAGATACCCTGAACTTTCTCAGACCTCACTTGACATCTGCAAGATTCAGTTTAACCGA gaTGTGGGAAAGGCGGTATTGGAGAGCTATTCAAGGGTTTTAGAAGGTTTGGCTTATAATGTTGTGTCGTGGATTGATGATGTTCTTTACGTCGACAGAACAGTGAGAAACAGAgatgattag